The genomic region TTTGCTCGCGGGAAAGCCTCGCCAGCGCGCGCGACGCGGCTTTGGCTTGTCGGGCCAGTTGCGTCATTTGTTCCGCCAAAGTCATGGCGGGAAATTAAGTCAAAACCACCAAGATAAAAGCGCGAAATGGGCGGCTTCACTTTTGAGGGGTGCGATCAAAGCTGTCGGTCAACGACTCCGATTGACTTCTCTCTCTCCCCGCGAGGACACGAGTGGGGAGAGAGTTGGAGAGAGGGGTTTCTTGGAAACATGAAAAGCGAGCCAACGCACCCCCTCTCCCCCAGCCCACTCCTCCCTTCGGGAAGAGAGGGAGAAGACTTCGCTGACCGACAGTTCAATCCGCCGCTTCGCTTTTGAGCTTTTGAGCGGCTCGCTTGACACTCGAAATTTCACTGATAATCTCCCGCATCCCGTCAGCAGCGGGGGTGCTCAACACGTGGCTTCGACGCGAGAGCGCCGTGTGGTCCGGGCCACGCACTTGAACTCGAACTGACTACGATCACGCATGAAACGTCAATATCAGCCGTCGAAAATCCGCCGCAAACGGCAACACGGCTTTCTCAACCGCAATTCGACCAAAAGCGGCCGGGCGATTCTCGCCAACCGCCGCCGCGTCGGACGCAAACGCCTGACCCCGGTCTGATCCGGACGCTTCGCATGCAGGCTCAGAACTCGGTTCCAGCGGCGCCGGCCTCAAACCGCCGCCGCCACGAACTGAAGCGTTCCATGCGCCTGCGCACGAGGCAGGAATTTCTGCGCGTCCGCGACCAGGGCCGACGCCTGGCTCGAGGTTGTCTGATTGCCAATTGGTTTCCGCAGCCCGGCGAAACGCCCAGCCGCCTGGGGGTGATCACCAGCCGCAAATTGGGAAAAGCCACCATTCGGACCCGCGCCCGGAGGCTCCTGCGCGAGGCCTTTCGGCGGCATCAACACGACTTGCAGAAATCGGTGGAGTTGGTGCTGGTGGCGCGGTCGTCGATTGCGGACAAGAAACTGGCAGACGTTGAACGGGATCTCCTCGCGGTTCTCCGGCAAGCGAACTTGCTCAAATGACATCTTGAAAATCGTTCAGGCCATCCTGATCGGCGCCGTATGGTGCTATCGGCGATTTCTCTCACCGGCAAAGACGCTTGTGTTTGGCCCGCTCGGCCATTGCCGATACACGCCGAGTTGTTCGGGGTATGCGTTCGAGGCCTTGAAAACGCACGGCCCTTGGCTCGGCGCCTGGCTTTCGCTGAAACGAATCTGCCGATGTCATCCGTGGGGTGGATGCGGCCATGACCCCGTGCCGCCGGTTCCTCAATCCTGTCAACCTTCCTGTGGACCTAAAGGTCGGGCGAGCCTGTCCCCAGCGAGCCGAATCGGACGTGTTCCAAACTCGTTGAGCGGCTCGCCGGGACGGACTCGCCCGACCTTGTTCAGGGAACAATTCCTGTAATGGATCGTAAGTCTTTCATCATTCTTCTGGTTTCGTTTGCTTTGTTGATGGCGTGGTATCCGCTCGTCAACAAGTTGTTCCCTCCCTTGCCAGCCCCGGAAGGAACCAACACCGTTTCGCAATCGGCCACGGACATCGACACAAACAAGCCGGGCACAACCAAGCCTCCCGATCCCGCCTCCGCGCCCTCGCCGGCGCCGCCGAGCCTTGACACTTCCAGAATCATCCGCCCGGGCGTTGCGGAAGAGAGCATCACCGTGACAAATGAAAACGCCCGATACACCTTCACGACCCACGGCGGAGGTTTGAAGTTCGTCGAACTGATCAAGTATCCCGCGACTATTTCCTGCGACCGCAAGGAGACGACGAACCGCGCTCGTCTCGCTTCTCTCAACACTGGCGCCCAGCGGCCCGCGATGGCGGTGATCGGCGGAGAAGCCGTGGAGGGGGACGGCCTTTTCAAATTGACCACCATGCCGTTTGGCGTGCGCGCGGAGAAGGCGCTTTCGAGCGGCCTTTTCTTAATCAAAGATTTTGCCCTCAGCACCAATTATTTGATTAAGGCGACCAACCGGTTTGAGAATCGCTCTAACCAGGCGGTTGCCCTTCCCGCTTTTGAATGTGTGGTGGGGACCTCCACGCCGATGGGAAACCACGACGAATCTTTGATGCTCGGAGCGCAATGGCACAACGGCAACAAGGCGGAAGATGCCTTTACGGGAAGCGCCGGCTGCTTTGGCGGGCGGCCCCAATCGGATTTTGCGGCCGGGAGCAGCAATGTGTTCTGGGCCTCGGCGTTCAACCAGTTCTTTGCGATCATCGGCGTCCCTGCGCAACCCGCTTACCGCCTGCGCGCGCACAGGGTCGAGCTTCCGCGCCCGAGCCAGGAGGCGATCGAAGCCGATTCCAAAACGTGGGCACAACCCTTCGGACATCAGGTCTCCTTTGTGTATGCCGGGACCACCCTCGCGCCGAATCAATCGCTCGAACACAGGTTTGATCTCTACGCCGGCCCGAAGGAGTATTATACGCTTTCTTTGCTCGGCCGAAATCTGGACCTGGTCATGCGCTTTGGATTCTTCGGCTTTTTCGCCAAGGGCCTTCTCCTGTCCCTGAAAGGACTCTACGCGGTGACGCAGAATTACGGCGCCGCCATCATCGTCATCACGGTTCTGATCAAGCTGTTCTTCTGGCCGCTGACCAACGCCAGCACCAAGTCCATGAAACGCATGGCCGCCCTCCAGCCGCAGATGAAGGCGATCCAGGAGAAATACAAGGACGACCCGCGGAAGATGAACATGAAACTCATGGAGTTCATGAAAGAGAACCGGGTCAGTCCTCTCGGCGGTTGCTTGCCGATGCTCCTGCAGATTCCGGTGTTCATCGGTTTCTACCAGATGCTGCAAAGCGCCATCGAATTGCGCGGAGCTGCCTTTCTCTGGGCGTGCGACCTCTCGCAGCCGGACACGGTATTTGTCATTCCCGGCTTGGGATTCATCCCGTTTTTTGGAATTCCCGGCTCCGGCCTGCCGATCAATCCGCTGCCCTTGATGATGGGCGCGACGATGCTCTGGCAGGCGCGGCTGACGCCGCCGTCGCCCGGCATGGATCCGGTCCAGCAAAGCATCATGAAGTACATGCCGCTGATGTTCATGGTGTTCCTTTATAATTTTTCCGCGGGCTTAACCCTTTACTGGACCGTGCAGAATCTGCTAACTATTCTGCAAATGAAGGTAACGAAGGCGACCGATCCCAAGACCCAACCCATAGCGAAACCGGTGTCGCCTCTAGGTTCAGCACCGAAGAAAAGGCGCCAGCCCTGAGCCGATTTAACGATTTAACCTGCCTATGGCTGCTGAAGCAAAAGCTATTCTGGAGCAGTTACTGAAACACCTCGGATTCGAGGCGACCGTCGAAGAGCATCACATGGACGACGGCATTGTGCTTGATGTCAAAACCGAAGATGCCGGCCGCTTGATTGGCCGCCAGGGCCAGACGTTGAGCGAATTGCAATACCTCGTCAATCGGCTGCTGTTCCGCCAAGACCAGAACGCTCCGAAAGTCACGCTAGATGTGGGTTCGTACCGCACCCAGGCCCGCGAGGCTCTCGTCCAGAAGGCCAAAGAAGCCGCGGACAAAGTGCGGCGTTGGGGGGACATTGTGGAGCTGCCGCCGCTGAACGCTTTCGATCGCCACATTGTCCACAACGCGCTCAAGGACGATCCGGCCGTCGAAACGCACAGCGTCGAAGTGGCCGGTTCTGACAAGAAGGCGATCATTCTCCGGCCCAGGCATTGAGCGCCCGGAGGCACGGGAAATCGACGGTCCTGAAGCTGGCACGCTAAAAAAGCCTGAGTTCGCCTCAGCCTCGATCTAATGCGACGCCGCTTCGACCAACGCCCGGTCGATCTTCAAGGATTTGGGATTTCGTTT from Verrucomicrobiota bacterium harbors:
- a CDS encoding 50S ribosomal protein L34; translated protein: MKRQYQPSKIRRKRQHGFLNRNSTKSGRAILANRRRVGRKRLTPV
- the rnpA gene encoding ribonuclease P protein component; protein product: MQAQNSVPAAPASNRRRHELKRSMRLRTRQEFLRVRDQGRRLARGCLIANWFPQPGETPSRLGVITSRKLGKATIRTRARRLLREAFRRHQHDLQKSVELVLVARSSIADKKLADVERDLLAVLRQANLLK
- the yidD gene encoding membrane protein insertion efficiency factor YidD → MLKIVQAILIGAVWCYRRFLSPAKTLVFGPLGHCRYTPSCSGYAFEALKTHGPWLGAWLSLKRICRCHPWGGCGHDPVPPVPQSCQPSCGPKGRASLSPASRIGRVPNSLSGSPGRTRPTLFREQFL
- the yidC gene encoding membrane protein insertase YidC, which encodes MDRKSFIILLVSFALLMAWYPLVNKLFPPLPAPEGTNTVSQSATDIDTNKPGTTKPPDPASAPSPAPPSLDTSRIIRPGVAEESITVTNENARYTFTTHGGGLKFVELIKYPATISCDRKETTNRARLASLNTGAQRPAMAVIGGEAVEGDGLFKLTTMPFGVRAEKALSSGLFLIKDFALSTNYLIKATNRFENRSNQAVALPAFECVVGTSTPMGNHDESLMLGAQWHNGNKAEDAFTGSAGCFGGRPQSDFAAGSSNVFWASAFNQFFAIIGVPAQPAYRLRAHRVELPRPSQEAIEADSKTWAQPFGHQVSFVYAGTTLAPNQSLEHRFDLYAGPKEYYTLSLLGRNLDLVMRFGFFGFFAKGLLLSLKGLYAVTQNYGAAIIVITVLIKLFFWPLTNASTKSMKRMAALQPQMKAIQEKYKDDPRKMNMKLMEFMKENRVSPLGGCLPMLLQIPVFIGFYQMLQSAIELRGAAFLWACDLSQPDTVFVIPGLGFIPFFGIPGSGLPINPLPLMMGATMLWQARLTPPSPGMDPVQQSIMKYMPLMFMVFLYNFSAGLTLYWTVQNLLTILQMKVTKATDPKTQPIAKPVSPLGSAPKKRRQP
- a CDS encoding KH domain-containing protein — its product is MAAEAKAILEQLLKHLGFEATVEEHHMDDGIVLDVKTEDAGRLIGRQGQTLSELQYLVNRLLFRQDQNAPKVTLDVGSYRTQAREALVQKAKEAADKVRRWGDIVELPPLNAFDRHIVHNALKDDPAVETHSVEVAGSDKKAIILRPRH